Proteins encoded within one genomic window of Rossellomorea vietnamensis:
- the hslO gene encoding Hsp33 family molecular chaperone HslO: MSDYLVKALAYDGQVRAYAVKSTDTVGEAQRRHGTWPTASAALGRSISAGVMMGAMLKGENKLTIKVEGGGPIGAILVDSNAKGEVRGYVTNPHVHFDLNEHGKLDVRRAVGTEGTLSVVKDIGMRDHFSGQVPIVSGELGEDFTYYFVTSEQVPSSVGVGVLVNPDNSILAAGGFILQLMPGTEDETITKIEERLAKIPPISKLIEKGLSPEEVLEEVLGKGEVKVLETLPVAFKCQCNKERFSNAIISLGEQEIQEMIDEDGSAEASCHFCNETYIFSKEELEELKASAKE, translated from the coding sequence ATGAGTGACTATTTAGTAAAGGCGTTAGCCTATGACGGGCAAGTACGTGCGTATGCTGTCAAAAGTACGGATACGGTAGGAGAAGCACAAAGAAGACATGGCACATGGCCGACTGCATCTGCAGCACTTGGTCGAAGCATCAGTGCCGGTGTGATGATGGGGGCTATGCTCAAAGGTGAAAATAAATTGACAATCAAAGTAGAAGGCGGCGGTCCGATTGGAGCCATCCTTGTAGACAGCAATGCAAAAGGTGAGGTCAGAGGATACGTGACCAATCCTCATGTCCACTTTGATTTGAATGAGCACGGAAAGCTTGATGTCCGCCGTGCGGTCGGTACGGAAGGTACGTTATCGGTTGTGAAAGATATCGGTATGAGAGACCATTTCTCTGGTCAGGTTCCGATTGTATCAGGAGAACTAGGGGAAGACTTCACTTATTATTTCGTCACGTCAGAACAAGTGCCTTCTTCTGTCGGGGTCGGAGTGCTGGTCAATCCAGACAACTCGATTCTTGCTGCAGGAGGATTCATCCTTCAGCTTATGCCGGGTACAGAGGATGAGACGATTACAAAGATTGAGGAACGTCTGGCGAAAATCCCTCCAATCTCTAAATTGATTGAAAAAGGCCTAAGTCCAGAAGAGGTATTGGAAGAAGTACTTGGAAAAGGGGAAGTCAAAGTACTTGAGACGCTTCCAGTAGCATTCAAGTGCCAATGCAATAAAGAGCGTTTCTCGAATGCCATCATCAGCCTAGGGGAACAGGAAATTCAAGAGATGATCGATGAAGACGGCAGTGCTGAAGCAAGCTGTCATTTCTGTAATGAAACCTATATATTTTCTAAAGAAGAATTAGAAGAACTGAAAGCAAGCGCTAAGGAATAA
- a CDS encoding type III pantothenate kinase, with protein MIFVMDVGNTNIVFGVYENDHLKYHWRAETNRHKTEDEFGMLVKNLFEHVNLTFEEIDGIIISSVVPPIMFSLERMCEKYFHITPLVVGPGIKTGLNIKYENPREVGADRIVNAVAGIHEYGGPLIIVDFGTATTYCYINEERQYMGGAIAPGIGISTEALYSKAAKLPRIEIARPEQIIGKNTVTAMQAGILYGYVGQVEGIVQRMKAQSKKEPTVIATGGLATLISKESNSIDVVDPFLTLKGLKLIYKRNMN; from the coding sequence TTGATTTTTGTAATGGATGTAGGGAATACCAATATTGTGTTTGGTGTGTATGAAAATGACCATTTAAAATATCATTGGAGAGCTGAAACGAATCGACATAAGACGGAAGATGAGTTTGGCATGCTTGTAAAGAATCTATTTGAGCATGTGAATCTGACGTTTGAGGAAATTGACGGGATCATCATTTCTTCCGTTGTCCCTCCAATCATGTTCAGTTTGGAACGCATGTGCGAGAAGTATTTTCATATTACTCCGCTTGTCGTTGGACCCGGGATTAAGACAGGCTTGAACATCAAGTACGAAAATCCCAGGGAAGTCGGAGCGGACCGGATCGTAAATGCAGTCGCTGGCATTCACGAGTACGGCGGCCCGCTGATCATCGTTGACTTCGGTACAGCGACGACGTATTGCTATATCAATGAGGAACGACAATATATGGGTGGTGCGATCGCCCCGGGAATAGGGATATCAACGGAGGCCCTGTACTCGAAGGCGGCCAAACTGCCAAGGATCGAAATCGCCCGTCCGGAACAGATCATCGGGAAGAATACCGTCACAGCTATGCAGGCGGGTATCCTTTATGGATATGTCGGACAAGTCGAAGGTATCGTTCAAAGAATGAAAGCACAAAGTAAGAAGGAGCCGACGGTCATTGCAACGGGAGGATTGGCCACGCTGATTTCGAAAGAATCCAACAGCATTGACGTAGTAGATCCATTCTTGACGTTGAAAGGGCTAAAATTAATCTATAAGAGAAACATGAACTAG
- the ftsH gene encoding ATP-dependent zinc metalloprotease FtsH, with protein MNRIFRNTIFYLLVFLVIIGVVSYFSNNNEPTKNIEYSTFINNLEDGDVSSFSIQPGRGVYEVKGQMEGAKEGEYFLTYVLTTDGKLMDKINTAASEQGIDVEVLQAKETSGWVSFFTTIIPFVIIFILFFFLLNQAQGGGSRVMNFGKSKAKLYSEEKKKVRFKDVAGADEEKQELVEVVEFLKDPRKFSEVGARIPKGVLLVGPPGTGKTLLARAVAGEAGVPFFSISGSDFVEMFVGVGASRVRDLFENAKKNAPCIIFIDEIDAVGRQRGAGLGGGHDEREQTLNQLLVEMDGFGANEGIIIVAATNRPDILDPALLRPGRFDRQITVDRPDLKGREAVLKVHSHNKPLDDSVDLKAIAMRTPGFSGADLENLLNEAALVAAREDKKKIDMRDIDEATDRVIAGPAKKSRVISEKERKIVAFHEAGHTVIGLVLDEADMVHKVTIVPRGQAGGYAVMLPKEDRYFMTKPELLDKITGLLGGRVAEEIIFGDVSTGAHNDFQRATGIARKMVTEYGMSDKLGPLQFGQSQGGQVFLGRDINSEQNYSDAIAYEIDLEMQRLIKDSYERAKQILTENRDKLELIAKTLLDVETLDAAQIKSLMDHGKLPERTYESDQDNSDVKVNIQKKNEETAIVEDTTSKEDDSNSDRT; from the coding sequence ATGAACCGGATCTTTCGAAACACCATATTCTATTTACTAGTCTTTTTAGTGATTATAGGTGTGGTGAGTTATTTCAGCAACAACAACGAGCCAACCAAAAATATTGAGTACAGTACATTTATTAATAACCTTGAAGACGGAGATGTTTCTTCTTTTTCAATTCAGCCTGGCAGAGGTGTTTATGAAGTAAAAGGACAAATGGAAGGGGCTAAAGAAGGAGAGTACTTCTTGACCTATGTCCTTACCACAGATGGAAAGCTGATGGATAAGATCAATACTGCGGCATCGGAGCAAGGCATCGATGTGGAAGTATTACAGGCCAAGGAAACAAGCGGCTGGGTATCTTTCTTCACAACCATCATTCCGTTTGTCATCATCTTCATTCTGTTCTTCTTCTTACTTAACCAAGCTCAAGGCGGCGGAAGCCGTGTCATGAACTTCGGTAAGAGTAAGGCAAAGCTTTACAGTGAAGAGAAGAAGAAAGTCCGCTTTAAAGATGTAGCGGGCGCAGATGAAGAAAAGCAGGAGCTTGTAGAGGTAGTGGAATTCTTAAAGGATCCACGCAAGTTCTCTGAAGTGGGTGCCCGCATTCCGAAGGGTGTCCTTCTAGTGGGACCTCCGGGTACAGGTAAAACCTTACTTGCACGAGCGGTAGCTGGAGAAGCGGGAGTTCCATTCTTCTCAATCAGTGGTTCCGACTTCGTTGAGATGTTTGTCGGTGTCGGTGCATCTCGTGTACGTGACTTATTCGAAAACGCGAAGAAGAACGCGCCTTGTATCATCTTCATTGATGAGATTGATGCAGTCGGTCGTCAGCGTGGAGCAGGCTTGGGCGGAGGTCACGATGAGCGTGAGCAAACCCTGAACCAGTTACTTGTTGAGATGGATGGTTTCGGAGCGAACGAAGGAATCATCATCGTCGCTGCAACGAACAGACCAGACATTCTGGATCCGGCATTATTGCGTCCAGGACGTTTCGACCGTCAAATCACAGTAGATCGTCCAGACTTAAAAGGTCGTGAAGCTGTCCTTAAAGTACATTCTCATAATAAACCGCTTGATGATTCAGTCGATCTAAAAGCGATTGCCATGAGAACACCAGGTTTCTCCGGAGCCGATTTGGAAAACCTTCTGAACGAAGCGGCACTTGTTGCGGCCCGTGAGGACAAAAAGAAAATCGATATGCGTGATATCGACGAAGCAACCGACCGTGTCATTGCAGGTCCTGCGAAGAAGAGCCGCGTCATATCTGAAAAAGAACGTAAAATCGTGGCATTCCATGAAGCGGGTCATACCGTGATCGGATTAGTCCTTGATGAAGCTGACATGGTACATAAAGTAACCATCGTTCCTCGTGGGCAGGCTGGCGGCTACGCTGTCATGCTTCCTAAAGAAGATCGTTACTTCATGACGAAGCCTGAGCTTCTTGATAAGATTACCGGGTTACTTGGTGGTCGTGTGGCAGAGGAAATCATCTTCGGAGATGTATCCACCGGTGCACACAATGACTTCCAACGTGCCACTGGAATCGCCCGTAAAATGGTCACTGAATATGGTATGAGTGACAAGCTCGGACCACTTCAGTTCGGTCAATCCCAAGGTGGTCAAGTATTCCTTGGACGTGACATCAATAGTGAACAAAACTATTCTGATGCCATCGCGTATGAAATTGACTTAGAAATGCAGCGTCTGATTAAAGACAGCTATGAGAGAGCGAAGCAGATTCTTACTGAGAACCGTGACAAGCTTGAACTCATTGCCAAAACTTTATTAGATGTAGAAACATTAGACGCAGCGCAAATCAAGTCTCTAATGGATCACGGCAAATTGCCTGAACGCACGTATGAATCCGATCAGGACAACAGTGACGTGAAGGTGAACATCCAGAAGAAAAATGAAGAAACTGCGATCGTAGAAGACACGACTTCCAAAGAAGACGACTCTAACTCAGATCGCACGTAA
- the hpt gene encoding hypoxanthine phosphoribosyltransferase has protein sequence MLNQDIEKVLISEEELQEKIKALGAQLTEEYQDRFPLAIGVLKGAMPFMADLCKRMDTHMEMDFMDVSSYGNSTVSSGEVKIVKDLDTKVEGRDILIIEDIIDSGLTLSYLVELFRYRKAKSISIVTLLDKPTGRKADIKADYVGFIVPDEFVVGYGLDYAERYRNLPYIGVLKPRVYTTGE, from the coding sequence TTGTTAAACCAAGATATTGAGAAAGTGTTAATTTCAGAAGAAGAACTTCAAGAAAAGATCAAAGCGTTAGGTGCACAATTAACAGAGGAATATCAAGATCGTTTTCCTTTGGCGATTGGCGTTTTAAAAGGTGCGATGCCCTTTATGGCTGACCTTTGCAAGCGCATGGATACCCATATGGAAATGGATTTCATGGATGTATCCAGCTACGGGAACTCTACTGTCTCTTCCGGAGAAGTAAAGATTGTGAAAGATTTAGATACCAAGGTGGAAGGCCGGGATATCCTCATCATTGAAGATATCATCGACAGCGGGTTGACATTAAGCTACTTGGTGGAGCTTTTCCGCTATCGTAAGGCAAAATCCATCAGCATTGTGACTCTGCTTGACAAGCCGACAGGTCGTAAAGCAGATATCAAAGCGGACTATGTGGGCTTTATTGTTCCTGACGAGTTCGTGGTCGGATATGGTCTCGATTACGCGGAAAGATATCGTAATCTGCCGTATATCGGTGTTTTAAAACCAAGAGTGTATACAACGGGAGAATAA
- the tilS gene encoding tRNA lysidine(34) synthetase TilS: protein MLEHTTKRFIQDHRLIQKGDRILVAVSGGPDSLALLHFLDSNKGELGVEVAAAHLDHMFRGDESFQEFQFVRDFCHQRNIPFYGERVDVSKEIEAVNGSMQDMARKIRYGFLEGVMREMSATKLALGHHGDDQVETILMKLTRGASGASRAGIPLKRSFADGDIIRPFLTVTKLEIENYCERHDLEPRRDPSNQKEVYTRNRFRKRILPFLKQENPHVHLQFQRFSEELAEDEAYLEELTKEKLNKVWNNTGDHSSIHIDGFLAMAQPLQRRGINLILNYLYKLRPSSLSSIHIYDVLGILKGKAPNASIDLPKGLKVTRAYHTCYFHFGELALTEVPYCYELQVDKGLDIQGEYQFHLYSSPHTPDCTSDVIYLDPRAVSLPLYVRTRRKEDRMKVKGMEGSKKLKNLFIDHKLPAHLREEWPVVVDAEQHILWVPGMKKSIYDLGEEQENSLVLQFTSNHLLGGS, encoded by the coding sequence ATGTTAGAGCATACGACAAAACGATTCATTCAAGATCACCGGCTCATTCAAAAGGGCGACCGCATTCTGGTAGCAGTATCAGGCGGTCCTGATTCCCTCGCTCTGCTGCACTTTCTTGACTCGAACAAAGGAGAGTTAGGGGTGGAAGTGGCGGCGGCCCATCTGGATCATATGTTCAGGGGGGACGAATCCTTTCAGGAGTTTCAGTTCGTCCGGGATTTCTGTCATCAGCGGAATATCCCCTTTTACGGAGAAAGAGTGGATGTTTCAAAGGAAATCGAAGCGGTAAATGGAAGCATGCAGGATATGGCCCGAAAGATTCGTTATGGGTTTCTTGAAGGTGTCATGAGAGAGATGTCTGCCACTAAGCTTGCCCTGGGTCATCACGGGGATGATCAAGTCGAAACCATCCTGATGAAATTGACAAGAGGGGCATCGGGGGCGAGTAGAGCCGGCATACCTCTGAAACGATCATTTGCTGATGGTGACATTATCCGGCCGTTCCTGACTGTGACGAAACTGGAGATCGAGAACTATTGTGAAAGACATGATCTTGAGCCGCGAAGAGATCCCAGTAACCAGAAGGAAGTTTATACAAGGAATCGGTTTAGAAAGAGAATCCTTCCATTCTTAAAACAGGAAAACCCTCATGTTCATCTTCAATTCCAACGTTTTAGTGAAGAATTGGCAGAAGATGAGGCATATTTAGAGGAATTAACTAAGGAAAAGTTGAATAAGGTATGGAATAACACCGGGGATCACTCCTCCATACATATCGATGGTTTTCTTGCAATGGCTCAGCCTTTACAAAGAAGAGGGATTAATCTAATATTAAACTATCTTTACAAACTAAGACCATCTTCCTTATCGTCTATACATATTTACGATGTATTGGGTATTTTAAAAGGAAAAGCGCCGAATGCCAGCATAGACTTACCAAAGGGGCTTAAGGTAACACGTGCGTATCATACATGCTATTTTCACTTTGGAGAATTAGCCTTAACCGAGGTTCCCTATTGTTATGAGCTGCAGGTTGACAAGGGGCTGGACATTCAAGGTGAATATCAGTTTCATCTCTATTCTTCCCCGCACACCCCGGACTGTACCAGTGATGTGATCTATCTTGATCCACGCGCTGTGTCCCTTCCTCTTTACGTGCGAACGAGAAGAAAAGAGGATAGAATGAAAGTGAAGGGGATGGAAGGCTCCAAGAAGCTGAAAAACCTCTTTATCGATCATAAACTTCCCGCTCACCTTCGTGAGGAGTGGCCGGTTGTAGTGGACGCTGAACAACATATACTGTGGGTTCCGGGCATGAAGAAGTCTATTTACGATTTGGGAGAAGAGCAGGAAAATAGTTTAGTACTACAATTTACAAGCAATCATCTTCTAGGAGGCAGTTGA
- a CDS encoding serine/threonine-protein kinase, which yields MMNNTSKKPFSFPPGTVIRGKWYKHIYTIVKELGYGANGIVYLVQGSSGYQALKMSDSNVSITSEVNVLKAFSKVQGSPLGPKLLDVDDWEVRGQKIHFYVMEYIQGTDLLSFVQSKGFSWTGVLVAQLLTDLERIHKEGWVFGDLKPENLIVTGPPYRIRCIDVGGTTINGRAIKEFTEFFDRGYWIGGSRRAEPSYDLFSVGMILINLAYPTRFTKTGEGNIKQLRQAVDSKDQLKKFAGTILASLEGKFQSANEMRESLLHGLSNAQPVQQPKPKPKAQRSVPQSSTVRASSPHPSRYQNQRNKNSSHFLETVLVVIIVSLLYVLYIYGELL from the coding sequence ATGATGAACAATACTTCGAAGAAACCATTTAGTTTTCCCCCTGGAACAGTTATAAGAGGCAAGTGGTATAAACATATCTATACGATTGTAAAAGAATTGGGGTATGGGGCGAACGGGATTGTCTATCTTGTGCAAGGGTCCTCAGGTTACCAGGCGTTGAAAATGAGTGACAGCAATGTATCGATTACATCTGAAGTCAATGTATTAAAAGCTTTCTCAAAGGTCCAAGGTTCCCCCCTTGGGCCCAAGCTTCTTGATGTGGATGATTGGGAGGTAAGGGGTCAAAAAATCCATTTCTACGTGATGGAATATATACAGGGAACCGATCTCCTGTCGTTTGTTCAATCAAAGGGATTCTCCTGGACGGGTGTCCTCGTCGCCCAGCTCCTGACAGACCTGGAGCGGATTCATAAGGAAGGATGGGTCTTTGGGGATTTAAAGCCTGAAAACTTAATTGTGACGGGTCCTCCTTACAGAATTCGCTGCATAGACGTCGGGGGGACGACCATTAATGGCCGGGCGATCAAGGAGTTTACGGAGTTTTTTGATAGAGGATATTGGATCGGGGGATCCAGAAGGGCAGAACCTTCTTATGATCTTTTCTCAGTAGGGATGATCCTTATCAATTTGGCCTATCCAACGCGTTTCACCAAGACCGGTGAAGGGAATATAAAACAACTGAGGCAGGCTGTGGATTCCAAGGACCAGCTGAAAAAGTTTGCAGGGACGATCCTTGCTTCCCTCGAAGGCAAATTTCAATCTGCCAATGAAATGAGAGAGAGTCTTTTACATGGACTTTCTAATGCCCAGCCGGTGCAGCAGCCGAAACCTAAACCAAAGGCCCAAAGATCTGTTCCGCAAAGCTCTACTGTAAGAGCATCTTCCCCCCACCCAAGCAGATATCAAAATCAGCGGAATAAAAATTCTAGTCACTTTCTGGAGACTGTTCTTGTAGTGATCATAGTATCGCTCCTGTACGTTTTGTATATTTATGGAGAATTGCTGTAG
- a CDS encoding VWA domain-containing protein — translation MKPGTLRQILLITDGCSNQGEDPIAMAALAKEQGISVNVIGVMDNDVIDDNGMQEIEGIALSGGGVSQIVYAQQLSQTVQMVTRKAMTQTLQGVVNKELKQILGKSASMEDLPPEQRGEVMEVVDELGESVDMEVLILVDTSASMKHKLPTVKEALLDLSLSLNARMGDNKFSVFVFPGKRQDVEKLLDWTPRLETLTSIFSKLSPGGITPTGPAISEAITHFKKKRSLRGLLSRGDDEQYFEETI, via the coding sequence ATGAAGCCAGGTACACTTCGTCAAATTCTTTTAATTACGGATGGTTGCTCGAACCAAGGAGAAGATCCAATTGCGATGGCGGCCCTTGCCAAGGAGCAGGGAATTTCGGTCAATGTAATTGGTGTGATGGACAATGATGTAATAGATGATAATGGAATGCAGGAAATCGAAGGGATTGCTCTATCGGGGGGTGGGGTGAGCCAGATCGTATATGCACAACAGCTTTCACAAACGGTACAGATGGTTACGCGTAAAGCCATGACCCAGACCTTGCAGGGAGTTGTGAATAAAGAGTTGAAACAAATCCTCGGGAAATCTGCCTCCATGGAAGACCTTCCACCAGAACAGCGTGGAGAGGTTATGGAAGTCGTGGATGAACTCGGTGAGTCCGTCGATATGGAAGTGTTGATTCTTGTCGATACGTCAGCAAGCATGAAGCACAAGCTTCCGACGGTCAAAGAAGCCTTACTGGATCTGTCATTGAGCTTAAATGCACGTATGGGAGATAACAAGTTTTCTGTGTTTGTATTTCCCGGGAAACGACAAGATGTCGAAAAATTGCTGGATTGGACACCAAGACTTGAAACACTGACGAGTATTTTCTCTAAATTGTCTCCAGGCGGTATCACTCCAACCGGGCCGGCGATCTCAGAGGCCATCACACACTTTAAGAAAAAACGTTCATTAAGGGGATTGCTCTCTCGTGGCGATGATGAACAATACTTCGAAGAAACCATTTAG
- the spoIIE gene encoding stage II sporulation protein E, with the protein MGKVDQSIIEPVQNVDIEHTRVELSKGIRSIYSKLEWLFVEKGVALFVIGFLLGRALILSHLTPFALPFFASVYIIRREKSPIALMGLLAGALTLSIPSISYTFVSAVLFLLTYRLSQKYHKNNVRVVAFYVFFTVMAAKLGFDYIQQGQALTIYNGVMAVIEASLAFLLTYIFIQSVPLVTVQRRRKSLKTEEVVSLIILLASIMTGTIGWSVYNLSVEHVLSRYLVLLFSFIAGATVGSTVGVVTGLVFSLANVSSFYQMSLLAFSGLLGGLMKEGKKFGAAIGLLIATLLMGMYGDTDTVITKTLYESGVAILLLFLTPQSLTSKIARHIPGTAEYQQDQQGYMRRVRDVTANRVTQFSSVFQALSNSFQQIEDRFEEEEDKEFDYFLSNVTEKTCQTCFKKDQCWARNFDKTYNLMKEVMTEYDQGRVPLSPRLAREVEKHCTREKKLKDTIYQELTFYQANLKLKKQVQESRKLVADQLLGVSEVMGNFAKEIQRERENHHIQEEQILASIGEFGIEIENIEIYNLEQGNVDIDMTMPYCGGHGQGEKLIAPMLSDILGENIVVQKEECAQFPNGQCHVTFQSAKKFVVDTGASHAAKGGGLVSGDSYSMIELGRGKYAVAISDGMGNGERAHYESNETLRLLKKILESGIEEQVAIKSINSILSLRTNDEIFSTLDLAMIDLQNASSRFLKIGSTPSFIKRGDKILKVEASNLPMGMLQQDFDVDVVSEQLKAGDLLIMMSDGAFEGPKHVENYDLWMKRKIKELETDDPQEVADILMEEVIRSSSGLIEDDMTIVVSKIKHNIPKWSSIPMQKSKTKDKIS; encoded by the coding sequence ATGGGGAAAGTCGATCAGTCGATCATCGAACCAGTTCAGAACGTAGACATTGAACACACGAGGGTGGAACTGTCCAAGGGGATCCGGTCCATTTATTCAAAGCTTGAGTGGTTATTCGTAGAAAAGGGGGTTGCTCTATTCGTCATCGGGTTTCTCCTCGGAAGAGCTTTAATCCTTTCACATCTGACACCTTTTGCTCTGCCATTCTTTGCATCGGTTTATATCATACGGAGAGAGAAGTCACCGATTGCACTCATGGGATTGCTGGCAGGAGCGCTCACCTTATCCATTCCTAGTATCAGTTATACGTTTGTCAGTGCGGTATTATTCCTGTTAACGTATCGATTATCGCAAAAATATCACAAGAATAATGTAAGGGTTGTCGCCTTCTATGTGTTCTTTACAGTGATGGCTGCAAAGCTTGGGTTCGATTATATCCAACAGGGACAGGCCTTGACGATCTATAACGGGGTCATGGCGGTCATTGAAGCAAGCCTCGCGTTTCTCTTAACGTATATCTTCATCCAGAGCGTCCCCCTTGTCACGGTACAGCGCAGAAGGAAATCACTGAAAACAGAAGAGGTGGTGAGCTTGATCATCCTCCTGGCCTCGATCATGACGGGAACGATCGGATGGTCAGTATATAATCTGTCTGTAGAACATGTGTTATCAAGATATCTGGTACTGCTGTTTTCCTTTATTGCAGGGGCCACAGTGGGATCGACGGTAGGGGTCGTGACCGGTCTCGTCTTCAGTTTAGCCAACGTTTCAAGCTTTTATCAAATGAGCTTGCTTGCTTTTTCCGGACTTCTGGGCGGACTCATGAAAGAAGGGAAGAAATTCGGAGCGGCAATCGGTTTGTTAATCGCTACATTGCTGATGGGCATGTACGGGGATACGGATACAGTCATAACGAAAACCCTTTATGAATCGGGGGTAGCGATATTACTCCTGTTTCTCACCCCTCAAAGTTTAACGTCTAAAATTGCGAGGCATATACCGGGTACAGCTGAATATCAGCAGGACCAACAGGGGTATATGCGCCGGGTGAGGGATGTGACCGCCAACCGGGTCACCCAATTCTCGTCAGTGTTCCAGGCTCTTTCGAACAGCTTTCAACAAATAGAAGACCGGTTTGAAGAGGAGGAAGATAAAGAATTTGACTATTTTCTCAGCAATGTCACGGAGAAGACCTGCCAAACCTGCTTTAAGAAGGATCAGTGCTGGGCGCGGAATTTTGATAAAACCTATAATCTCATGAAAGAAGTGATGACTGAGTATGATCAGGGAAGGGTCCCCCTTTCCCCGAGACTTGCAAGAGAAGTAGAGAAGCATTGTACGAGAGAGAAGAAGCTGAAGGATACGATCTATCAGGAGCTCACTTTCTATCAGGCCAATCTGAAATTGAAGAAACAGGTCCAGGAAAGTAGGAAGCTTGTGGCTGACCAGTTGCTTGGTGTGTCCGAAGTCATGGGGAATTTTGCGAAAGAAATCCAGAGAGAAAGGGAGAATCATCATATTCAGGAAGAACAGATCCTGGCGAGTATCGGAGAGTTCGGAATCGAGATCGAAAATATAGAAATCTATAATCTGGAGCAAGGGAATGTCGATATCGATATGACCATGCCTTATTGCGGGGGTCACGGACAGGGGGAAAAGCTCATCGCACCCATGTTATCGGATATTCTAGGGGAAAACATCGTCGTACAAAAGGAGGAGTGCGCTCAATTTCCGAACGGTCAGTGTCACGTAACCTTTCAATCTGCCAAGAAATTTGTCGTCGATACAGGGGCATCCCATGCAGCGAAAGGAGGCGGACTGGTTTCGGGAGACAGTTACTCCATGATTGAATTGGGAAGGGGGAAGTATGCCGTTGCGATCAGTGACGGGATGGGGAACGGTGAACGGGCCCATTATGAAAGCAATGAAACACTGAGGCTATTGAAAAAGATCCTGGAGTCGGGGATCGAAGAACAGGTGGCGATCAAGTCCATCAATTCGATTCTTTCCCTCAGAACGAATGATGAAATTTTCTCCACACTGGATTTAGCCATGATCGATCTTCAGAATGCGTCTTCGAGGTTCTTAAAAATAGGTTCGACCCCAAGCTTCATTAAGCGTGGGGATAAAATCCTCAAGGTGGAAGCCAGTAACCTGCCGATGGGGATGCTTCAGCAGGACTTTGATGTCGATGTCGTCTCGGAGCAGTTGAAAGCGGGAGATCTTCTCATCATGATGAGTGACGGTGCCTTTGAGGGACCGAAGCATGTAGAAAATTATGACCTGTGGATGAAGCGAAAGATAAAGGAACTCGAAACCGATGATCCACAGGAAGTGGCAGATATATTAATGGAGGAGGTCATCCGGTCGAGCTCTGGATTAATAGAGGATGATATGACGATTGTGGTATCGAAAATCAAACATAACATACCGAAGTGGTCATCCATCCCCATGCAAAAATCAAAGACGAAAGATAAAATTTCCTAG
- a CDS encoding DinB family protein, translating into MKYEQIIDHYESFKMWLEELKLLSEAEWFKPMEEDKWSIAANIAHIIKWDQYSLQEILPYIGEGAELPPFPDFQKFNGEAEDYAHRVVNQGDLIEEGIRTRDLMITFVKNAPEDDFGQSFKVGDQSFTMEEFFEDFIGHDKHHQEQIEELVSAEKV; encoded by the coding sequence ATGAAATACGAACAGATTATCGATCATTATGAGTCATTTAAGATGTGGTTGGAGGAATTGAAGCTGCTAAGTGAAGCTGAATGGTTTAAGCCTATGGAGGAAGATAAATGGTCGATCGCTGCCAATATAGCCCACATCATTAAATGGGATCAATATTCTTTACAGGAGATTCTCCCGTATATTGGAGAAGGAGCAGAACTCCCGCCCTTTCCTGATTTTCAGAAATTTAATGGAGAAGCGGAAGACTATGCCCATCGTGTAGTGAACCAGGGAGATTTGATCGAAGAAGGAATCAGAACAAGGGATCTGATGATCACTTTTGTAAAAAACGCACCGGAAGATGATTTCGGGCAATCGTTCAAAGTCGGCGATCAAAGCTTCACCATGGAAGAATTTTTTGAAGACTTCATCGGTCACGATAAGCACCACCAAGAGCAGATCGAAGAATTGGTATCTGCCGAAAAGGTTTGA
- a CDS encoding S1 domain-containing RNA-binding protein, producing MSIEVGSKLQGKVTGITNFGAFVELSEGSTGLVHISEVADNYVKDINEHLKVGDEVTVKVINVEKDGKIGLSIRKAKDQPQRPQRPQRPQRPRSNNKPNDTRTKESFEQKMARFLKDSEDRLSSLKKNTESRRGGKGAKKG from the coding sequence ATGTCAATCGAAGTAGGCAGCAAGTTACAGGGTAAGGTAACAGGTATTACAAATTTTGGAGCGTTCGTGGAATTATCGGAAGGTTCAACAGGATTAGTTCACATTAGTGAAGTTGCAGACAACTATGTTAAGGATATTAATGAACACCTTAAAGTCGGCGACGAAGTAACGGTTAAAGTTATTAATGTTGAGAAAGATGGAAAGATCGGTTTATCCATCCGTAAAGCGAAAGATCAACCACAACGCCCGCAGCGCCCTCAGCGTCCTCAGCGCCCGCGTAGTAATAATAAACCGAACGACACTCGCACGAAAGAAAGTTTCGAACAAAAGATGGCACGTTTCTTGAAAGACAGTGAAGATCGTTTATCATCTTTAAAGAAAAATACTGAGTCTCGTCGTGGTGGAAAAGGGGCGAAAAAAGGTTAA